In the genome of Coregonus clupeaformis isolate EN_2021a chromosome 1, ASM2061545v1, whole genome shotgun sequence, one region contains:
- the LOC121583248 gene encoding ubiquitin-conjugating enzyme E2 D4-like, whose product MALKRIQKELHDLQRDPPAQCSAGPVGEDLFHWQATIMGPTDSPYQGGVFFLTIHFPTDYPFKPPKVAFTTKIYHPNINSNGSICLDILRSQWSPALTVSKVLLSICSLLCDPNPDDPLVPDIAHIYKQDKEKYNRLARDWTQKYAM is encoded by the exons ATGGCTTTGAAAAGAATACAGAAG gaGTTACATGACTTGCAAAGGGACCCTCCTGCTCAATGCTCAGCTGGACCAGTTGGAGAGGACT TGTTTCATTGGCAAGCCACCATCATGGGACCT ACTGACAGCCCATATCAGGGAGGAGTGTTCTTCCTCACCATCCACTTCCCCACAGACTATCCCTTCAAACCACCAAAG GTAGCCTTCACAACGAAAATCTATCACCCAAACATAAACAGTAATGGTAGCATCTGTCTGGACATTCTGAGGTCACAGTGGTCCCCAGCACTTACAGTTTCGAAAG TTTTATTGTCCATATGTTCTTTGCTATGTGACCCAAACCCAGATGACCCCCTAGTCCCAGACATAGCACACATCTACAAGCAGGACAAAGAAAA GTACAACAGATTAGCAAGAGATTGGACTCAAAAGTATGCAATGTAA